The following coding sequences are from one Sciurus carolinensis chromosome 11, mSciCar1.2, whole genome shotgun sequence window:
- the LOC124958972 gene encoding LOW QUALITY PROTEIN: olfactory receptor 2D3-like (The sequence of the model RefSeq protein was modified relative to this genomic sequence to represent the inferred CDS: deleted 1 base in 1 codon): MGEENQTSVTEFVFLGLSQDPHTQVLLFLLFLLIYLLTVLGNLLMVVLIHIDSRLHTPMYFFLRNLSFADLCFSTTTVPQVLVHFLVRRKTISFAGCSIQIIVLLLTGCTECALLAVMSYDRYVAVCKPLHYSTIMTHWTCVRLAVVSWASGAFVSLVDSTFTLRLPYRGNNIINHFFCEPPALLKLASADSHSTEMAIFAMGVVILLAPVSLILVSYGNIICTVVQMHSGEGRLKVFSTCGSHLMVVVLFYGSGISTYMRPNSKATKERDKMISVFYSVVTPMLNPIIYSLRNKDVKGALRKVTGK, encoded by the exons ATGGGAGAGGAGAACCAAACCTCTGTGACAGAGTTTGTCTTCCTGGGCCTCTCACAGGACCCACACACCCAagtcctgctcttcctcctctttctcctcatcTACCTGCTGACAGTGCTGGGAAACCTGCTGATGGTGGTGCTCATTCACATTGACTCCAGACTCCACACT CCTATGTACTTCTTCCTTAGAAACCTGTCCTTTGCTGATCTCTGTTTCTCTACTACCACTGTGCCCCAGGTGCTCGTCCACTTCCTGGTGAGGAGGAAAACCATTTCCTTTGCTGGGTGCTCAATACAGATCATCGTTCTGCTTCTGACTGGGTGTACAGAGTGCGCTCTTCTGGCGGTGATGTCCTATGATCGCTACGTGGCCGTGTGCAAGCCCCTGCACTATTCCACCATCATGACGCACTGGACATGCGTCAGGCTGGCTGTGGTGTCATGGGCCAGTGGAGCATTTGTGTCCCTGGTAGACAGCACATTCACATTGCGACTTCCCTACCGAGGAAACAATATCATTaaccactttttctgtgaacctcCTGCTCTCCTGAAACTGGCCTCAGCAGACTCTCATAGCACGGAAATGGCCATCTTTGCAATGGGCGTGGTGATCCTCCTAGCCCCTGTCTCCCTCATCCTAGTCTCCTACGGGAACATTATCTGCACTGTGGTCCAGATGCATTCTGGAGAGGGGAGGCTCAAGGTCTTCTCTACCTGTGGTTCCCATCTCATGGTTGTTGTCCTCTTCTATGGGTCTGGAATATCTACCTACATGCGGCCAAATTCCAAGGCCACTAAGGAGCGAGATAAGATGATCTCAGTGTTCTACTCCGTAGTGACACCAATGCTGAACCCTATAATTtatagcctgaggaacaaggatgtcAAAGGGGCTCTCCGGAAAGTAACTGGAAAATAA
- the LOC124960052 gene encoding olfactory receptor 2D3-like: MGEENQTSVTEFVFLGLSQDPHTQVLLFLLFLLIYLLTVLGNLLMVVLIHIDSRLHTPMYFFLRNLSFADLCFSTTTVPQVLVHFLVRRKTISFAGCSIQIIVLLLVGCTECALLAVMSYDRYVAVCKPLHYSTIMTHWTCVRLAVGSWASGAFVSLVDSTFTLRLPYRGNNIINHFFCEPPALLKLSSADSHSTEMAIFAMGVVILLAPVSLILVSYGNIICTVVQMHSGEGRLKVFSTCGSHLMVVVLFYGSAIFAYMRPNAKLMNERDKMISVFYSAVTPMLNPIIYSLRNKDVKGALQRVTAK, encoded by the coding sequence ATGGGAGAGGAGAACCAAACCTCTGTGACAGAGTTTGTCTTCCTGGGCCTCTCACAGGACCCACACACCCAagtcctgctcttcctcctctttctcctcatcTACCTGCTGACAGTGCTGGGAAACCTGCTGATGGTGGTGCTCATTCACATTGACTCCAgactccacactcccatgtacttcttccttagAAACCTGTCCTTTGCTGATCTCTGTTTCTCTACTACCACTGTGCCCCAGGTGCTCGTCCACTTCCTGGTGAGGAGGAAAACCATTTCCTTTGCTGGGTGCTCAATACAGATCATTGTTCTGCTTCTGGTTGGGTGTACAGAGTGCGCTCTTCTGGCGGTGATGTCctatgatcgctatgtggccGTGTGCAAGCCCCTGCACTACTCCACCATCATGACGCACTGGACATGCGTCAGGCTGGCTGTGGGGTCCTGGGCCAGTGGAGCATTTGTGTCCCTGGTAGACAGCACATTCACATTGCGACTTCCCTACCGAGGAAACAATATCATTaaccactttttctgtgaacctcCTGCTCTCCTGAAGCTGTCCTCAGCAGACTCTCATAGCACGGAAATGGCCATCTTTGCAATGGGCGTGGTGATCCTCCTAGCCCCTGTCTCCCTCATCCTGGTCTCCTATGGGAACATTATCTGCACTGTGGTCCAGATGCATTCTGGAGAGGGGAGGCTCAAGGTCTTCTCTACCTGTGGTTCCCATCTCATGGTTGTTGTCCTCTTCTATGGTTCAGCAATATTTGCCTACATGAGACCAAATGCCAAGTTAATGAATGAGAGGGACAAAATGATCTCTGTGTTCTATTCTGCAGTGACACCCATGTTGAACCCCATAATTTATAGCCTGAGAAAC